From one Desulfuromonas sp. genomic stretch:
- a CDS encoding DUF58 domain-containing protein: MVSALLGFMAVSGVLGKTNLEKLELRLELPEELYDGVQTLATLHLANRRRLPAFLLHIFLLDSDSLVVLVPRQSEVRHSLRLIPRGRGLQRVEQAVVRSAFPVNFFVRARRLPLEQDILVLPRPRPCPATAFGHAERGGGERPARGRGQGGELQRIADYSGREPLKLIHWKLSARHDELKVKELAPTAREPILLDLERLPGRNVEERLGSAAWLVNRHCRDGRPVGLRIHDRTLPPATGRPHRLRLLQELALYGQD, translated from the coding sequence GTGGTCTCCGCCCTGCTCGGCTTCATGGCCGTCTCGGGGGTCCTCGGCAAGACCAACCTTGAAAAACTGGAACTGCGCCTGGAACTCCCCGAGGAACTCTACGACGGGGTTCAGACCCTGGCGACCCTCCACCTCGCAAACCGGCGGCGCCTGCCCGCCTTCCTGCTCCACATCTTCCTGCTCGACAGCGACTCCCTGGTGGTCCTTGTTCCCCGGCAAAGCGAGGTGCGCCACTCCCTGCGGCTCATCCCCCGGGGGCGGGGCTTGCAGCGCGTCGAGCAGGCCGTGGTCCGGTCGGCCTTTCCGGTCAACTTCTTCGTGCGCGCCCGGAGACTGCCCCTCGAACAGGACATCCTGGTCCTGCCCAGACCCCGCCCCTGCCCCGCGACGGCATTCGGCCACGCCGAGCGCGGCGGCGGAGAGCGCCCCGCCCGGGGGCGTGGACAGGGGGGGGAGCTCCAGCGCATCGCCGACTACAGCGGCCGGGAGCCCCTCAAGCTGATCCACTGGAAGCTCTCCGCACGGCACGACGAGTTGAAGGTCAAGGAACTGGCCCCCACGGCCCGGGAGCCGATCCTGCTCGATCTGGAGCGGCTGCCCGGCCGGAACGTCGAGGAGCGCCTGGGCAGCGCCGCCTGGCTGGTCAACCGCCACTGCCGCGATGGGCGGCCGGTCGGTCTGCGGATTCACGACCGCACCCTTCCCCCCGCCACCGGTCGCCCCCACCGGCTTCGCCTGCTGCAGGAGTTGGCCCTTTATGGTCAGGATTAG
- a CDS encoding DUF3488 and transglutaminase-like domain-containing protein, with translation MVRIRIPLTALVYASALLGFAPLSPHMETAPLLLFLLFWGGGLTCDLRRRHPVGAPLATLLSLGFCLYYGLGLSRANLVLPLVHILTLLLGVRLLTAKSPRNVLQVFLLSLFALASSSLLSLEASFFAYLVPLVTGITVGLVLLCFYRADPDLALEKRQLRTVLATALLLPAGSLVLMLVFFVILPRTGYPLWDFLNPAAGARTGFSEQVTPGSVARIAEDRKVAFRAEGPEIPLQQRYWRGVVLNRSKGSDWIRTAPPEGEQHRVAGGSPVGLTILSEPQRTGFLYALDPPADLSGVRAARAADGVFRLRRSPEKRYRYRAESRPGGTLTAEGADRQFYLQMPADKPQRLSDLARDIRSRGTTETERIALLEDFFRNQRLAYATDDLPVSADPLTEFLFEKKRGYCEFFASSFATLLRLSGVPARLVGGYYGGDYNELGGYYAVTEDRAHVWVEALVENRWVRLDPSTLAVNAASTLERRQRSGLGPAARLFDALQYLWNQAVLTYDLGRQLSLFRQTGRSLRQVSVSRETLGWSFGLAMILAAAGGAVGVAHRRRKDKEGKLARAFVRRVQKKYALEGIGPETGLLTVARRSGDPLCLEFAELYCRGAYGGVSLGPEERRRLREILRALG, from the coding sequence ATGGTCAGGATTAGGATCCCTCTCACCGCGCTCGTCTACGCGAGCGCCCTGCTCGGGTTCGCCCCCCTGTCTCCCCATATGGAGACCGCCCCGCTCCTGCTCTTTCTCCTGTTCTGGGGGGGCGGACTGACCTGCGACCTGCGCCGGCGCCACCCCGTCGGAGCGCCCCTGGCCACCCTGCTCTCTCTGGGATTCTGTCTCTATTACGGCCTCGGCCTGAGCCGCGCCAACCTCGTCCTGCCCCTGGTGCACATCCTGACCCTGCTTCTCGGAGTGCGCCTCCTGACCGCGAAGAGCCCCCGCAACGTCCTTCAGGTCTTCCTGCTGTCCCTCTTCGCCCTGGCCTCCTCCTCCCTCCTCTCCCTGGAGGCCTCTTTCTTCGCCTACCTGGTTCCCCTGGTCACCGGCATCACCGTCGGCCTCGTGCTGCTCTGCTTCTACCGGGCCGATCCCGACCTCGCCCTCGAAAAGCGACAGCTGCGCACGGTGTTGGCCACCGCCCTGCTCCTGCCGGCCGGCTCTTTGGTCCTGATGCTCGTCTTTTTCGTGATCCTGCCCCGCACCGGCTACCCCCTGTGGGACTTCCTCAACCCCGCCGCGGGGGCCCGCACCGGCTTCAGCGAACAGGTCACTCCCGGCAGCGTGGCCCGGATCGCCGAGGACCGCAAGGTGGCCTTCCGGGCCGAAGGGCCTGAGATCCCCCTGCAACAGCGCTACTGGCGCGGGGTGGTGCTCAACCGCTCCAAGGGGAGCGACTGGATCCGTACCGCACCGCCGGAGGGGGAACAACACCGGGTCGCCGGAGGCAGTCCGGTCGGCCTGACCATTCTTAGCGAACCGCAGCGGACCGGCTTCCTTTACGCCCTCGACCCGCCCGCTGATCTGTCCGGAGTTCGGGCGGCCCGGGCGGCGGACGGCGTTTTCCGCCTGCGACGGTCCCCGGAAAAACGCTACCGCTACCGGGCCGAATCCCGCCCCGGGGGCACCCTCACGGCGGAGGGCGCGGACCGGCAATTCTACCTGCAGATGCCGGCCGATAAGCCACAGAGGCTCTCGGATCTCGCCCGGGACATCCGAAGCCGGGGCACCACCGAGACGGAGAGGATCGCCCTGCTCGAAGACTTCTTCCGCAACCAGCGGCTCGCCTACGCCACGGACGACCTGCCGGTATCAGCGGACCCGCTGACCGAGTTCCTGTTCGAGAAGAAAAGGGGCTACTGCGAGTTTTTCGCCTCCTCCTTCGCCACCCTGCTGCGCCTGTCCGGGGTGCCGGCCCGCCTCGTGGGCGGCTATTACGGGGGGGACTACAACGAACTGGGTGGATACTACGCCGTCACCGAAGACCGGGCCCATGTCTGGGTGGAGGCCCTGGTGGAGAACCGCTGGGTCCGGCTCGACCCAAGCACCCTGGCGGTCAACGCCGCATCGACCCTGGAGAGACGCCAGCGCAGCGGACTGGGCCCGGCCGCGCGGCTGTTCGACGCTCTCCAATACCTGTGGAACCAGGCGGTCCTGACCTACGACCTGGGGCGGCAACTGAGCCTCTTCCGCCAGACGGGCAGGAGCCTGCGGCAGGTAAGCGTTTCCCGCGAGACCCTGGGGTGGAGCTTCGGTCTGGCGATGATTCTGGCGGCTGCGGGGGGCGCGGTGGGGGTCGCGCACCGGCGGAGAAAGGACAAGGAAGGAAAGCTGGCCCGGGCTTTCGTGCGCCGGGTCCAAAAGAAATACGCTCTCGAGGGGATCGGCCCGGAGACCGGACTGCTCACGGTCGCCCGGCGCAGCGGAGATCCCCTGTGCCTGGAGTTTGCGGAGCTTTACTGCCGGGGGGCCTACGGAGGGGTGTCGCTGGGGCCGGAGGAGCGGCGCAGGCTGCGGGAGATCCTGCGCGCCCTGGGCTGA
- the pcnB gene encoding polynucleotide adenylyltransferase PcnB — MKKDPDTASAPSLPVILPRSDHTISRNQIDPDSLKVLYRLHRHGFKAYLVGGSVRDLLLGRTPKDFDVGTDATPNQVKKLFRNCFLVGRRFRLAHIRFGRDKVIEVATFRRMARPDDLPEDPADHFLFTENIFGTPEQDAFRRDFTVNALFYDISDFSIIDYVGGLKDLKTRHLRVIGDPLVRFTEDPVRMLRALEFAARLGFSLGERVREGISLRAPLIAEAAPARIREELMELFRHRVGGTVLRNAQAMGLLPHLLAGFEGDDGTFDLLERIDVRTAGGAPVEEHLVLAALFLSRFRRACPPESESTVNDALRIANLVLAPHCGYFRLSHGTRHLARELLVGFVRLVRGLGRRGERRFLKHPMTPQVLEFYGLWAEASGEDMTLVEDWQKALDRSREGETKPAAEQPSRPRRRSRRRRPRRPKPPAS, encoded by the coding sequence ATGAAGAAAGACCCCGATACAGCCTCTGCGCCGTCCCTGCCGGTGATCCTGCCCCGCTCCGACCATACCATTTCCCGAAACCAGATCGATCCTGACTCCCTGAAGGTCCTCTACCGCCTTCACCGCCACGGCTTCAAGGCCTACCTGGTGGGGGGGAGTGTGCGCGACCTCCTTCTGGGGCGCACCCCCAAGGACTTCGACGTGGGCACCGACGCCACCCCCAACCAGGTGAAGAAGCTGTTTCGCAACTGCTTCCTGGTGGGGCGCCGGTTTCGCCTGGCCCACATCCGCTTCGGGCGCGACAAGGTCATCGAGGTTGCCACCTTCCGGCGCATGGCCCGGCCCGACGACCTGCCCGAGGACCCGGCCGATCACTTTCTGTTCACCGAGAACATTTTCGGCACCCCGGAGCAGGACGCCTTTCGCCGGGATTTCACGGTCAACGCCCTGTTTTACGACATTTCCGACTTTTCCATAATCGACTACGTCGGGGGTTTGAAGGATCTGAAGACCCGGCACCTGCGGGTCATCGGCGACCCCTTGGTGCGCTTTACCGAGGATCCGGTGAGGATGCTGCGCGCCCTGGAGTTCGCAGCCCGTCTCGGATTCTCCCTTGGGGAGAGGGTGAGGGAGGGGATTTCCCTGCGCGCGCCCCTCATCGCCGAGGCCGCGCCGGCGCGCATTCGCGAAGAACTGATGGAGTTGTTCCGGCATCGGGTCGGCGGGACGGTCCTGCGCAACGCCCAGGCCATGGGGCTGCTGCCCCACCTGCTGGCCGGGTTCGAGGGGGATGATGGGACCTTCGACCTGCTCGAGCGCATCGACGTCCGCACCGCGGGGGGCGCCCCGGTCGAGGAACACCTGGTGCTGGCGGCCCTGTTCCTCTCCCGCTTTCGCCGCGCCTGCCCCCCAGAAAGCGAGTCGACGGTGAACGACGCGCTGCGCATCGCCAACCTGGTGCTGGCTCCCCACTGCGGCTATTTTCGGCTTTCCCACGGCACCCGCCACCTCGCCAGGGAACTGCTGGTCGGCTTCGTCCGGCTCGTCCGGGGCCTTGGGCGCCGGGGGGAGCGCCGCTTCCTGAAACATCCCATGACTCCCCAGGTTCTCGAGTTTTACGGCCTTTGGGCCGAGGCGAGCGGGGAGGACATGACGCTGGTCGAGGACTGGCAAAAGGCCCTCGACCGTTCCCGGGAGGGCGAAACGAAACCCGCCGCAGAGCAGCCTTCCCGGCCTCGCCGGCGTTCCCGGCGTCGCCGTCCCCGGCGGCCCAAGCCCCCTGCTTCCTGA
- the miaA gene encoding tRNA (adenosine(37)-N6)-dimethylallyltransferase MiaA, whose protein sequence is METSAPTCNLIVVLGPTASGKTRLGVDLARRLDGEIVSADSRQVFRGMDIGTGKDLDEYGEIPHHLIDIVDPGDAFSVFQFQRLAYSALENIRERGRLPVLVGGTGLYLDAVLKGYRLVEVPENPALRRQLAEHSLDELQRRLLSARPRQHNTTDLEDRTRLVRAIEIAEGETEAAGDLPPPPAVDPAIFGVRWERAELRRRITARLKERLGQGMIEEVERLHAAGVPWETLEFYGLEYRFIARHLQGELNRNDMAQKLGSAIHQFAKRQETWFRRMERQGVLIHWLDGRGDPCGEALEILRSKG, encoded by the coding sequence ATGGAAACGTCCGCCCCAACATGCAACCTCATTGTCGTCCTCGGCCCCACCGCCTCGGGCAAGACCCGCCTCGGCGTGGACCTGGCCCGAAGACTGGACGGTGAGATCGTCTCCGCCGACTCGCGCCAGGTCTTCAGAGGCATGGACATCGGCACCGGCAAGGACCTGGACGAATACGGGGAGATCCCCCACCACCTCATCGACATCGTCGACCCGGGCGATGCGTTCAGTGTCTTTCAATTCCAGCGCCTCGCCTATAGCGCCCTCGAGAATATCCGCGAGAGGGGACGGCTGCCGGTCTTGGTCGGGGGGACCGGCCTCTACCTCGACGCCGTCCTCAAGGGCTATCGCCTGGTCGAGGTGCCCGAGAACCCCGCCCTGCGCCGGCAGCTCGCCGAGCACAGTCTAGACGAGTTGCAGAGGCGCCTCCTTTCCGCCCGGCCCCGGCAGCACAACACCACCGACCTCGAAGACCGGACTCGCCTGGTCCGCGCCATCGAAATCGCCGAGGGCGAGACGGAGGCGGCCGGGGACCTGCCGCCTCCCCCCGCCGTCGATCCTGCCATTTTCGGCGTGCGCTGGGAGCGGGCCGAGCTGCGCCGACGCATCACCGCCCGGCTCAAAGAGCGCCTGGGACAGGGAATGATCGAAGAGGTGGAGCGGCTCCACGCCGCAGGCGTGCCCTGGGAGACCTTGGAATTCTACGGCTTGGAGTACCGCTTCATCGCCCGCCATCTGCAGGGGGAGCTCAACCGCAACGATATGGCACAGAAGCTGGGCAGCGCCATCCACCAGTTCGCCAAGCGCCAGGAAACCTGGTTCCGGCGCATGGAGCGGCAGGGAGTACTCATCCACTGGCTCGATGGAAGGGGCGACCCTTGCGGTGAGGCTCTGGAGATATTGCGGAGCAAAGGCTGA
- a CDS encoding DUF4410 domain-containing protein, with amino-acid sequence MKNFLVLAVLCAALVAAGCAPKVAAPKMASGDPAALFILTDRGITADMDEKQVQQLNQIGNYMDKQLLRLAQKSGYQANLISSRDQFTKASGEYLLSVTIKKYNPGNKAARMLIGFGAGAVSMDTHYELFGKGAEALLANDDGVGSSRDWYFVVNKLNEKTLAAVTDRLNQI; translated from the coding sequence ATGAAAAATTTTCTCGTTTTGGCCGTCCTCTGCGCGGCCCTCGTCGCCGCCGGCTGCGCCCCCAAGGTCGCAGCACCGAAGATGGCCAGCGGCGACCCCGCCGCCCTTTTTATCCTGACCGACCGCGGCATCACCGCCGACATGGACGAGAAGCAGGTCCAGCAGCTCAACCAGATCGGCAACTACATGGACAAGCAGCTGCTCAGGCTCGCCCAGAAGTCCGGTTACCAGGCCAACCTGATCAGCAGCCGCGACCAGTTCACCAAGGCCTCTGGGGAGTACCTTCTCAGCGTCACGATCAAAAAATACAACCCCGGCAACAAGGCCGCACGCATGCTCATCGGCTTCGGCGCAGGGGCCGTCTCCATGGACACCCATTACGAGCTGTTCGGCAAGGGAGCCGAAGCTCTCCTCGCCAATGACGACGGAGTCGGTTCGAGCCGGGACTGGTATTTCGTCGTCAACAAGCTCAACGAAAAGACCCTCGCCGCCGTCACGGACCGGCTAAACCAGATTTAA
- a CDS encoding CBS domain-containing protein, which produces MIVGEVCSREVVYVERDATILEAARVMRSNHVGDVVVADKKNGGCMPVGILTDRDIVIELLAAEVDLDSVSVGDAMSYELLMAREGDDLLETVKLMRNRGVRRVPVIDRGGLLVGIVSVDDVVELLSEQLTDLVKLVAVEERREREHRA; this is translated from the coding sequence ATGATTGTCGGGGAAGTATGCAGTCGAGAGGTTGTCTACGTCGAGAGGGACGCCACCATTCTCGAGGCGGCCAGGGTGATGCGAAGCAACCATGTGGGCGACGTGGTCGTCGCCGACAAAAAGAACGGCGGATGCATGCCGGTTGGAATTCTCACCGATCGGGACATCGTCATCGAGTTGCTGGCCGCGGAGGTGGACCTTGATTCGGTCTCGGTAGGCGATGCCATGAGCTATGAGTTGCTCATGGCCCGGGAAGGAGACGACCTTCTCGAGACGGTCAAGCTGATGCGCAACCGCGGGGTGCGCAGAGTGCCGGTGATCGACCGTGGCGGGCTCCTCGTCGGCATCGTTTCGGTGGACGACGTGGTCGAGTTGCTCAGCGAGCAACTCACGGACCTGGTCAAGCTCGTTGCGGTGGAGGAGCGCAGGGAGCGTGAGCACCGTGCCTAG
- a CDS encoding protein-L-isoaspartate(D-aspartate) O-methyltransferase, whose product MISRRDRIEGMLNTIEHEYQTTLRYTGRRAANPKVLDAMGLVPREEFVPQALKPSAYANNALPIGDGQTISQPFIVALMTDLLCPEKDHVVLEVGAGSGYQAAVLSVMVRQVYSVEIVPALAIEAAERLARLGYNNVEIRSGDGYRGWAEHAPFDGIIVTAAVPHLPPALLDQLRPGGRLVVPVGMPYMHQELMAVEKDQHGVLHTRDVLGVIFVPLTGEGGAPG is encoded by the coding sequence ATGATCTCCCGGCGCGACCGGATCGAGGGAATGCTGAACACCATAGAGCACGAGTACCAGACTACCTTGCGTTATACCGGTCGCAGGGCGGCGAATCCCAAGGTCCTGGACGCCATGGGCCTCGTGCCGCGGGAAGAGTTCGTTCCGCAGGCGTTAAAACCCTCCGCTTACGCCAACAACGCCCTGCCTATCGGTGACGGGCAGACGATTTCCCAACCCTTCATCGTTGCCCTGATGACCGACCTGCTCTGCCCGGAAAAAGACCACGTGGTCCTTGAGGTTGGCGCCGGGTCCGGGTACCAGGCGGCGGTACTCTCCGTGATGGTGCGCCAGGTCTACAGCGTTGAGATTGTGCCAGCCCTGGCCATAGAAGCGGCGGAGCGTTTGGCAAGGCTCGGCTACAATAACGTGGAGATTCGCTCTGGGGACGGCTACCGGGGGTGGGCCGAGCACGCCCCCTTCGACGGCATTATCGTTACCGCGGCGGTCCCCCACCTGCCACCTGCATTGCTCGACCAGTTGCGTCCAGGGGGGAGGTTGGTCGTCCCCGTGGGGATGCCCTACATGCATCAGGAACTGATGGCGGTGGAGAAAGACCAGCATGGGGTCCTTCATACCCGGGATGTGCTCGGGGTGATTTTCGTCCCCCTGACGGGGGAGGGGGGTGCTCCGGGCTAG
- a CDS encoding NADH-quinone oxidoreductase subunit N translates to MENLVQIAMQNVNFAAIMPSLVLTCFGMALLLVSVFSPRGKTTHVAWISLIGLVVTGFVSLGAWNNPEFCFAGSVALDNFATFFNIIFLFAAGLTILMSDDYLKREGYPIGEYYPLILFTTAGAMWMASGTDLMTIFLGLEVLSVSLYVLAGMFRGQLRSNEAGLKYFLLGAFSTGFLLYGVALLYGATGTTKVVEIAQFFSANTAVLGNPMAIAGMAFLSIGFLFKIGAAPFHMWTPDVYEGAPTPITAFMSAGPKAAAFAAFVRVFFIGLEGMEAEWTSMLWILAVLTMVVGNVIAIKQDNIKRMLAYSSIAHAGYALVGMVAANEIGVAGILFYMLAYTFMNLGAFAVLTLAGKQGEENLTLEGFAGFGFKKPFLGVAMTIFLFSLMGLPPTAGFAGKFYIFAGAVKAGYIWLAVLGVLNSAVSLYYYLRIMVYMYFRDPVEDYGWVKMPVGAVISIVVALIGVLYLGILPSGVMEMAKLSIF, encoded by the coding sequence ATGGAAAATCTGGTGCAAATCGCCATGCAGAACGTCAATTTCGCGGCGATCATGCCATCGTTGGTGCTGACCTGCTTCGGCATGGCGCTGCTGCTCGTCAGCGTCTTCTCGCCCCGCGGCAAGACGACCCATGTGGCCTGGATCAGCCTGATCGGCCTCGTTGTCACCGGCTTTGTCTCCCTCGGGGCGTGGAACAATCCCGAATTCTGCTTTGCCGGGAGCGTGGCCCTGGACAACTTTGCCACCTTCTTCAACATCATCTTCCTGTTCGCCGCCGGGCTGACCATCCTCATGTCGGATGACTACCTCAAGCGCGAAGGCTACCCGATCGGGGAGTACTACCCGCTGATCCTCTTCACCACAGCGGGCGCCATGTGGATGGCCTCGGGCACCGACCTGATGACCATCTTCCTCGGCCTGGAGGTCCTTTCGGTCTCCCTGTACGTCCTTGCCGGGATGTTCCGGGGCCAGTTGCGCTCCAACGAGGCGGGTCTGAAGTACTTCCTCCTCGGGGCCTTCTCCACCGGCTTCCTGCTCTACGGCGTGGCCCTGCTCTACGGCGCCACGGGCACCACCAAGGTCGTCGAGATCGCCCAGTTCTTCAGCGCCAACACCGCGGTGCTCGGCAACCCCATGGCGATCGCCGGGATGGCTTTCCTGAGCATCGGTTTCCTGTTCAAGATCGGCGCGGCTCCCTTCCATATGTGGACCCCCGACGTCTACGAGGGCGCCCCGACCCCCATCACCGCTTTTATGAGCGCCGGGCCCAAGGCCGCCGCCTTTGCCGCTTTCGTGCGCGTCTTCTTCATCGGCCTCGAGGGGATGGAAGCCGAGTGGACCTCCATGCTCTGGATCCTCGCGGTGCTGACCATGGTCGTCGGCAACGTGATCGCCATCAAGCAGGACAACATCAAGCGGATGCTGGCCTACTCCTCCATCGCCCACGCCGGCTACGCCCTCGTCGGCATGGTCGCTGCGAACGAGATCGGGGTCGCCGGCATTCTTTTCTACATGCTGGCCTACACCTTCATGAACCTGGGAGCCTTCGCCGTCCTGACCCTCGCGGGCAAGCAGGGCGAGGAAAATCTCACCCTTGAAGGCTTCGCGGGTTTCGGATTCAAGAAGCCCTTTCTCGGTGTGGCGATGACCATTTTCCTCTTCTCCCTCATGGGGCTCCCCCCGACAGCGGGCTTCGCCGGCAAGTTCTACATCTTCGCCGGGGCCGTCAAGGCCGGCTACATCTGGCTGGCAGTGCTCGGCGTGCTCAACTCCGCTGTCTCCCTCTACTATTACCTGCGGATCATGGTCTACATGTACTTCCGCGACCCCGTCGAGGATTACGGCTGGGTGAAAATGCCCGTCGGCGCCGTCATCTCCATCGTTGTGGCCCTTATCGGCGTGCTCTATCTCGGGATTCTCCCCTCCGGGGTCATGGAGATGGCCAAGCTGTCTATCTTCTAG
- a CDS encoding NADH-quinone oxidoreductase subunit M, whose protein sequence is MTEHLLSLMTFFPILGLLVVLFLPRDNQGLLKGFTLVVTLITFVISLPLAFDDVFTTSGAMHYKEFVPWITIGDFFQMNYSVGIDGISLWLVMLTTFIMPIAVLSTWLSVEKNVKGFMALLLLLETAMLGAFISLDLFLFYIFWELMLIPMYFLIGIWGGKNRIYAAVKFFIYTAVGSLLMLVAIIFVYYYALQSGMPFDQGFSIAHFWQVDIPAHLQNWLFLAFAFSFAIKVPMFPLHTWLPDAHTEAPTAGSVILAAILLKMGTYGYVRFAMPLFPEALQTFMPLLATLATIGIIYGALVAMMQSDVKKLVAYSSVSHLGFVMLGIFAMNMQGMAGGMIQMINHGISTGALFLIVGFIYERRHTREISEFGGLAKKMPIFATVFLIITFSSIGLPGTNGFVGEFLALMGAFESELRWYAVVATTGVIFAAVYMLWMFQRVMFGEMTNPKNENLKDLSAREIVLMVPLLVFVFWIGVYPNTFFEKMNPAMESLLTQVKGRQVAVVSPVKHAPVNHAPAAPHHH, encoded by the coding sequence ATGACCGAACACCTTCTCAGCCTGATGACCTTCTTCCCGATTCTGGGGCTGCTGGTTGTCCTCTTCCTCCCCCGGGACAACCAGGGGCTGCTCAAGGGCTTCACCCTCGTGGTGACCCTGATCACCTTTGTGATCAGTCTGCCCCTGGCTTTTGACGACGTCTTCACGACCTCGGGGGCCATGCACTACAAAGAATTCGTCCCCTGGATCACCATAGGCGACTTCTTCCAGATGAACTACAGCGTGGGGATCGACGGCATCAGCCTGTGGCTGGTCATGCTCACCACCTTCATCATGCCCATCGCGGTTCTGTCCACCTGGCTGTCCGTTGAGAAGAACGTCAAGGGCTTCATGGCCTTGCTGCTGCTCCTCGAGACGGCCATGCTCGGTGCCTTCATTTCCCTCGACCTCTTCCTGTTCTACATCTTCTGGGAATTGATGCTGATCCCGATGTACTTCCTGATCGGCATTTGGGGCGGCAAGAACCGCATCTACGCCGCGGTCAAGTTCTTCATCTACACCGCGGTCGGCTCCCTGCTCATGCTGGTGGCCATCATCTTCGTCTACTACTACGCACTGCAGTCCGGCATGCCCTTCGACCAGGGCTTCAGCATCGCGCATTTCTGGCAGGTAGACATCCCTGCCCACCTGCAGAACTGGCTCTTCCTGGCGTTCGCGTTCAGTTTCGCCATCAAGGTGCCGATGTTCCCTCTGCACACCTGGCTGCCCGACGCCCATACCGAGGCGCCCACCGCAGGTTCAGTCATTCTGGCCGCCATCCTGCTGAAGATGGGTACCTACGGCTACGTGCGGTTCGCCATGCCGCTCTTTCCCGAGGCCCTGCAGACCTTCATGCCTCTGCTGGCGACCCTCGCGACCATCGGCATCATCTACGGCGCCCTGGTGGCGATGATGCAGAGCGACGTCAAAAAACTCGTCGCCTACTCTTCGGTCTCCCATCTCGGGTTCGTCATGCTCGGCATTTTCGCCATGAACATGCAGGGGATGGCCGGCGGCATGATCCAGATGATCAACCACGGTATTTCCACAGGCGCACTCTTCCTTATCGTCGGCTTCATCTACGAGCGGCGCCATACCCGCGAGATCTCCGAGTTCGGCGGTCTGGCCAAGAAGATGCCGATTTTCGCCACGGTCTTTTTGATCATCACCTTCTCCTCCATCGGCCTGCCCGGGACCAACGGTTTCGTCGGTGAGTTTCTCGCGCTGATGGGGGCTTTCGAGAGCGAACTTCGCTGGTACGCGGTGGTCGCCACCACCGGCGTCATCTTCGCCGCGGTCTACATGCTGTGGATGTTCCAGCGCGTCATGTTCGGGGAGATGACCAATCCCAAGAACGAAAATCTTAAAGACCTCTCCGCTCGGGAAATCGTCCTGATGGTTCCCCTGCTGGTGTTCGTCTTCTGGATCGGGGTTTACCCCAACACCTTTTTCGAGAAGATGAATCCGGCTATGGAGAGTCTTCTCACCCAGGTCAAAGGCAGGCAGGTCGCGGTCGTGTCGCCCGTTAAGCACGCGCCGGTCAACCATGCGCCTGCCGCGCCGCATCACCACTAA